Below is a window of Methanocaldococcus jannaschii DSM 2661 DNA.
AATTATAAGGAGGGATGACTTGAAATCAATAGCTATAATTAATGCAGCTAACCAAATAGCAATATCCAATAAAGCTACAAATATATAGAGAGGATTTCCAGCAGTTATTGGGAAAGTTATTTCCTTTACATAGAATTTTAGTGTATGCAATAGATATTGGATTATTGGAGGTCCTGGTCTTCCTTGAATCCTTGCCATTATTTTTCTATGTAATCCAAGTAACAGAGAACCAACAAGAAATGCATGGATTGTTAAGTTTATAGCTCCGATAAGTGAAGTATCCATAAGCATCACCCAGATTTTATCAGTTGTAAATTTACACTTCCGAGCGAAGCGAGGAGGTGTTAGTTTTTGATGAAATGGAGAGCTATGCTTTCCAGCTATGAAAACTCTAAGAGTTTTCGTTCAACTTTTTCTAAAAGTTTCGTTTATAGTCCCTATCAGTGAAGTATCCATATCCTCACCCAGATTTTTATTTTAATATTTTCAATATCCTCTAAATGGCAATTTTCCAGCATCTTTTCTTCTTGTTTTTGGAATTATAAATGCTCCAATTCCATATAGGAGAGAAGGAACTGCAATAATATATAGGACATAGCAAATCAACCCATTAAGCATAACAATCCCAATAACACACAACAAACCAATAATCAATGAATATAATCCATATTTTCTCTCTTCATCCATGTTTTTCACCTAAAGTATTTTAAATTGTCAATAGAATCTCAACAGTCCTTACAATCAACAACAGTGAGGAGAGGTGTATCATCAATATGTATGGTGAGCCAGGAGCTCTAAACATCTCCGCCTTTGCAGCATAGAAGGGAGCTATCCCAGTTTCTCCAGCCATTCCAGCGGCAAATATAATTTTTTCAAATAATAGGGATGTTTGTATTTTTGGCAGTTCAAAGATTGATAATGTCCCTGTTTTAGCCAATATCATCCCTGCAGAACCAAATAATGGAAGGGTGGCAATCATCGCTATAAGTCCATACTGATAACTTGCATTTAACACCCATTCTCTTTTAACTGCTGAGACAATACCTATATTTGCAATCCCAACTAAAGTTAAGAATAAGGCATAATCAAACAAATCATAAGTTAGCATAGCTCCAGCAGTTGCTATTCCGCAGACAATAGCCATCATTCTCCTAATTTTTAACTCATTTAGTGTTACTACCTCTAATTTATCTTCAATTTTAAATTTTTGAGCTTCTAACTGCTTTTCTGGCTTTGTTAAATAAACTATGATGGTAAATATTACTGCAGTGATAAATCCAATAATTGAAAATTCTGAAAAGCCAAATACAATGTCTCCAAATGGAACAATTCCAAATAGATAGCCAGTTATTGATTCAATCATTTTATCTCACCTAATTTTATTAAATAATGGACATTAATTAGGGCTGAAAGCCCTAACTTAATGGACGGGTGGTATAGCAATAGGAGGTCTCCTCCTATGCTTTGTCAATCATCTTACCTCACCTATATATCCAATAAGTCCAAGTTTTGAGCCAACCTTTATAACTAAACCTAAACCAGCCATCAATAGACACAGTAACCATTTATCTGGGAACACAAAGAAACCTATAAATCCAAATATCCACAAAGCCCATGCAATTCCAGATAATCCAGATATTCCCTCCCACATTGTTTTTAATTCCTCTGAAATCTCCACGCCAATAACTCTCTGAGATAGTGCATAAAACAGCAATCCAGTAGCTATAACCGCCCCTCCAGTAAATCCACTCAATATAGCTCCATAAACAATTAAAATTATTGCCAAAAATTTTGGTGAGGTTTTTAAAATTTCCATATGAATATCATACTTCAATTCTCCTGTATATAGTGGAAGTTTAAACTCTTCAAACAACTTGTAGCTTTTTGGCTTAGGTCTTTTTGATTTTAGATATTTTCTTGTTATTAAAACCTCTGAAACTGCTAAAAGTTCAGCTAAACTAACAACTAAACCTGGCAAAATTAACGCTTCAGCTAAATCTGTTCCAACACCTGCTATAATTATAAGCATGGCACACTCAACAACATCAGTCAATATTAAAGCATGTAAATCATTCTTTTGAAATCCAATAGCCAATAATGACAAAATTCCAATAGCAAATCCAACCAATATCGTTGGATGGTATATACTGTAGATGATGTTCTCCATCTCTCCCACCTAATCCTTGTTGAAGAATAACCAGCTAAATATTATGAACGATATTAGCAGTATAGAACTTTCAAGCACTGTATCCATTCCTCTTGTATAGTATAGGATTTCATCCAATATTCCTCCAGGTGTTGAGACTATTGTTGTCCCAAAGTAGTAGGTTTTATCTTTAATCCATTCAGCTATTGGAGTTAGATAGGCAGTTATCTTTCCAAGATTAGGTTCATATTGTGGATATTGAGCTTTTAACTCTGCAGGTTCTTTTAATGGAATCCCTCCTCTATCATAAGGTGCTAATGGTGTTTTTAGTGTTTGAGAGTGAGGAATTGGTTTTGGATAAAGTTGATTGGGATTTAAGTAATGAGGCATCAATAACCCAAATATAAAGACTAAAGCTAAGAATACAGAGAATATTCTTGGGACAATTTCTGGCTTTGATAAATAGTTCCATATTTTACCAAGTTTTTTCATTATTACCCACCTCAAATTTTTCCAAACAAATTAATCAAAATTAATTTACACCTCCGAGCGTAAGCGAGGAGGTGTTAGGGTGTATCCCAATAGAGGGTTTCCCTCTATGGTTTCCAAGTTTTTTCATTATTTCCCCCTTTATTGATTATTTTCTTTATATTCGGCATCTAATATCACTGCTCTAATCAAAATTAAACTCAAAACTGCATTAACTGCAATAAATGTCATCAATGCAAGGGCTTCATCATAAGCTAAGAATATTAAAGAAACGCCTATTGTTGGTACTTCAACATTTAACATCCTAATTAGGGGATTATCAACTTCGGCCCTATAACAGTTCCAAGAGTTCCAATAATTAATAGTGCATATCCAATATAGAGAATATATTCAACGAGTTCCATAAATATTCACCATACTTTTTCTTATTTAGACAATATTGGCAAATTTCTACCATATCTTTTCTTTTTCTTTACTGTTGTTAGGTATTTCAAATATCCAAGTAATAAAATTACTGTGCAGATTGGTTCGCAGAGTGATGAGACTATAGCAATATCCAGGTAATAACATGAAACAATTAAACCAATCATCCCTATTTCTAACAAAGCAAGCATAATAATTTTGTTTATTGGATTTGTATGTAAGATAACTCCAATTCCTCCCAATATGCAACATATTCCAGATACTAATGGTAAAACCTCCAAATTTTCACCTATTCAATATGTTTTGTTTGCTCTATTGTATAGGCAATTGCATTGGATGAGATAGTTGAGCATATAAAGTATGTTATAGCCACTATACCTCCCATTGGTGAATCCACATATAGAGCAATTAATGCAGAGATACAGAAGCTTAAACAACAAAGGTAAAGCAATTTTCTTGCTCTACTTCTTTCTAAGAATATCCTTGCTGTCATTAACAATGCTATAAATCCAATAATTATCTCTACAATATCCATCATTCCCCTCTATTCATCTTTTTAGCTATTTTTCCAAGTAATATAGAGGCATATCTGTGCTCAAATCCTTGAATTGTAAATATTGCCAAGACCATTCCCACAATGAAATATTTTGCTTCAATTATTGGATTTAGGAGATAGATAATAGCAGTTATTGTTAAAGCTCCAATAGTTCCAGCATAACCTGGGTCTGCACATAGACGATTACCAATCCAAACCAATAAAGCCGCTATAAACCCTCCTTCAATTCCCATTAGGTAGTTCATTATTGAAGCCAATAATGTTCCTGCTGAGGCATCTGGAGAGCACACAATATTTCCCATAAAGTAGCCTCCATTTAAATTTCCACCGATATCTCTAATCTTCTCTCCTATTGTCTTAGCTCCTAAAACTCCTGGCTTTTCTGGAAGTCCAAAATAAGTATCGATAAGAACAAAGTTAAGCCAGCAGATAATCCCAGCAATAATTATTTTTACAATTTCAACAATCTCCATTACGGCTCACCAAATAACTTATCAGCATATTTTGATAATAGAGCTCCAAACAGCCCAGCAAAGAATGCCAAGCTTATATAATCCCCAAATAAATTCCTAAATATTGCCTCAATGCCTAAAGCTAAGATTGGTGTTGGAAATATAATAGATGTCTCAAAGCTAAACCTTATAGGCTTTTCTTTTGGGATTATTGGAAGTTTTAGGACTAAAGCAACAATTACTGATGTTATTAGAGCTATTAGATATAAAATAATAATATCCATCACTCTCACCAGCAATGAATTATTATACACCATAGGGCTTCGCCCTATTGGGATACCCAGAGCGGGGCTTCACTACGTTCAGCCCCACTTTCTTTTATTTCCCTGATTTACCAGCAATGAATTATAACACAATCTTTATTTATTGAATAAATTGGTGGAACTTCATCTTTTGGAAATACTTGGATGATAACCTTCTTCCCAGTTTTTTTCATGAATTTTTTTTCTAATCTCCTAATATCTGAGCAATCTAAGAATATCTCAACATATTTATTGTCAAGATGTTTTCCTATGACTTTTATTCTCCCTCTTGATAGTTCTATCCTCTCAATATCCATAACTTCTAACCTACTTCTCATCTCATTTAATAAGTTCTCCTTACTTATTATTAATACAGGGTAGTTTTCAATTAACCTAAGATACCCCTTATCACCTTTTTCAATAATTTCAGATACAAATTCTGCAAAAGTATCTTCAAACTTTAAAAGGGAGAGTGCATCTAAAAGTTCAATTATTGGATTTTCAACATTGTTTGAGGAGAAACATTTTAATAAACCAAGAGTTACAGCAGTTGCTATAAGTTTAGTTGCTGGTCTTTTTCCTTTCTCTAACATGCTGAGATGAGATTGACTAATTCCACTTTCTTTAGCTAAT
It encodes the following:
- a CDS encoding membrane protein, producing MIESITGYLFGIVPFGDIVFGFSEFSIIGFITAVIFTIIVYLTKPEKQLEAQKFKIEDKLEVVTLNELKIRRMMAIVCGIATAGAMLTYDLFDYALFLTLVGIANIGIVSAVKREWVLNASYQYGLIAMIATLPLFGSAGMILAKTGTLSIFELPKIQTSLLFEKIIFAAGMAGETGIAPFYAAKAEMFRAPGSPYILMIHLSSLLLIVRTVEILLTI
- a CDS encoding EhaG family protein, with amino-acid sequence MENIIYSIYHPTILVGFAIGILSLLAIGFQKNDLHALILTDVVECAMLIIIAGVGTDLAEALILPGLVVSLAELLAVSEVLITRKYLKSKRPKPKSYKLFEEFKLPLYTGELKYDIHMEILKTSPKFLAIILIVYGAILSGFTGGAVIATGLLFYALSQRVIGVEISEELKTMWEGISGLSGIAWALWIFGFIGFFVFPDKWLLCLLMAGLGLVIKVGSKLGLIGYIGEVR
- a CDS encoding DUF2106 family protein, which gives rise to MKKLGKIWNYLSKPEIVPRIFSVFLALVFIFGLLMPHYLNPNQLYPKPIPHSQTLKTPLAPYDRGGIPLKEPAELKAQYPQYEPNLGKITAYLTPIAEWIKDKTYYFGTTIVSTPGGILDEILYYTRGMDTVLESSILLISFIIFSWLFFNKD
- a CDS encoding DUF2108 domain-containing protein, giving the protein MEVLPLVSGICCILGGIGVILHTNPINKIIMLALLEIGMIGLIVSCYYLDIAIVSSLCEPICTVILLLGYLKYLTTVKKKKRYGRNLPILSK
- a CDS encoding DUF2109 family protein; this encodes MDIVEIIIGFIALLMTARIFLERSRARKLLYLCCLSFCISALIALYVDSPMGGIVAITYFICSTISSNAIAYTIEQTKHIE
- the ehaA gene encoding energy-converting NiFe hydrogenase A subunit EhaA, producing the protein MVYNNSLLVRVMDIIILYLIALITSVIVALVLKLPIIPKEKPIRFSFETSIIFPTPILALGIEAIFRNLFGDYISLAFFAGLFGALLSKYADKLFGEP
- a CDS encoding helix-turn-helix domain-containing protein, with translation MYKKLEIIERAILLNPQYIQAFREKLKITQSKLAKESGISQSHLSMLEKGKRPATKLIATAVTLGLLKCFSSNNVENPIIELLDALSLLKFEDTFAEFVSEIIEKGDKGYLRLIENYPVLIISKENLLNEMRSRLEVMDIERIELSRGRIKVIGKHLDNKYVEIFLDCSDIRRLEKKFMKKTGKKVIIQVFPKDEVPPIYSINKDCVIIHCW